A section of the Labrus bergylta chromosome 21, fLabBer1.1, whole genome shotgun sequence genome encodes:
- the gpr142 gene encoding probable G-protein coupled receptor 142, whose protein sequence is MINWPNVTASSDQELGQKPEELQKSQCVLGFIPVIYYSVLLCVGVPVNILTAVALSRLACRTKKALYYYLLAVTGSDILSQLFIIFVGFLLETAVFHREVPSLLLHSVSAAEFAANHASIWSTVPLTVDRYVALCHPLLHRQISYPARARKIIAMVLALSLVSGVPFFWWSDMWRNSHPPTALDTVLIWTHVTIIYFLPCSIFLVLNSLIIHTLRVRQRQQRCEEECGPKSAPPRRLGKTTAMLLAITSVFSVLWAPRTVVVIYHLYVSSVHSDWRVHLAYDLSNMLAMLNTAVNFFLYCFVSKPFRGAVRDVVLLRGGPLYPHRALPQQHAPTNASMSSLDSGNNKRSQRDSTPLSPRRARKPS, encoded by the exons ATGATCAACTGGCCCAATGTGACAGCGTCCAGCGACCAGGAGCTGGGCCAGAAaccagaggagctgcagaagtCCCAATGTGTCCTGGGCTTCATCCCTGTCATCTACTACAGCGTGCTGCTCTGTGTGGGAGTACCAG TGAACATCCTCACGGCGGTGGCGTTATCCAGACTGGCGTGCCGCACAAAGAAAGCTCTGTACTACTACCTCCTGGCGGTGACGGGCTCCGACATcctctctcagctcttcatcatCTTCGTCGGCTTCCTGCTGGAGACGGCCGTGTTCCACCGCGAGGTCCCTTCACTCCTGCTGCACTCTGTCAGCGCCGCCGAGTTCGCTGCCAACCACGCCTCCATCTGGTCCACCGTGCCCCTCACTGTGGACCGCTACGTGGCGCTGTGCCACCCGCTGCTCCACCGCCAGATCAGCTACCCGGCCCGGGCCCGGAAGATCATCGCGATGGTGCTGGCGTTGTCGCTCGTGTCGGGCGTACCGTTCTTCTGGTGGTCGGACATGTGGAGGAACAGCCACCCGCCCACGGCGCTGGACACCGTGCTCATATGGACGCACGTGACCATCATCTACTTCCTGCCCTGCAGCATCTTCCTGGTGCTGAACTCTCTGATCATCCACACGCTGAGGGTGAGGCAGAGGCAGCAGCGTTGCGAGGAGGAGTGCGGGCCGAAGTCCGCCCCTCCTCGGAGACTCGGGAAGACGACCGCCATGCTGCTTGCCATCACCTCCGTGTTCTCCGTGCTGTGGGCGCCGAGGACCGTGGTGGTCATCTACCACCTGTACGTCTCCTCGGTGCACAGCGACTGGCGCGTCCACCTGGCCTACGACCTGTCCAACATGCTCGCCATGCTCAACACGGCCGTGAACTTCTTCCTCTACTGCTTCGTCAGCAAGCCGTTCCGAGGCGCCGTGCGGGACGTCGTGCTGCTCCGCGGGGGTCCGCTGTATCCGCATCGGGCTCTGCCGCAACAACACGCCCCCACCAACGCCTCCATGTCCTCTCTGGACAGCGGGAACAACAAGCGCTCGCAGCGGGACTCCACCCCCTTGTCGCCTCGCAGGGCCCGAAAGCCCTCGTGA